One Acidimicrobiales bacterium genomic window, CGTTGGTAGTCGAAGTTGAAGTTGACCACGTTGAGGAGGGTCTGCTGCTTGGGGGTGCCCGGATCGAGGACGATCGTCATGCCCTTGCCCAGCAGGTGCATGTGGGCGGTCAACCGGAGCAGCTGGCCCGTGAACCCGAGTGGGTAGGTGCACGACGTCGTGTTCCCCGCGGGGGGATTGGTCGGGTCCCGGCCGCAGATGCTCTCGATGGTGTCGACGAACCGGGGCAGCTCGGGGCCGAAGCGCTGGCCCAGATCGGCGATCGAGGCGGCCCGGCTGCACAGGGGGCCGGTCACTCCGGCCGGGCACGGGACGTCCGGGGGGGCGGGGTACAGGGTCAGGCTCAGCGGGCGGAGGTGGCGGGTGGCGGGGACGGTCTGGAGCACCAACCTGCTCCTGACCGGCTTGGCGCCGACCAGGAGGTTGTAGTGGATCTGCATTACGACGAGGCTGCCGGCCGGGAAGGAGACGCCCGTTCCGGCGGGGACCACGTCGGCACCGTGGCCCGGTGCCCACGCCGACAGCCACGGAGTGCGGGCCAGGCCGGCCAGGCCGGTCCCCGGCAGCACCGATTCCCCGAAGCAGGTCCAGCCCCGCCCGTTCCCGTCGGCGGCCCGGGCGGCCGCCACCGCCTCCGGAGGCACCAGGAAGAGGATGGCGTGGTGGACCTCGGGGCTGTTCGGGAAGAAGTGGCTGGCCACGATCATCGAGTCGGACCGGGCCCCGGGGTCGAGAAGGGTGCAGTGGTAGTCGTCGGTCCCGCCCCCCGGCGGGGGCTTGGGCGTGTAGGTGTGCTCCGACTGCAGGGTCAGCGCCGTGGTGCCGCCCGACACGGAGGCGACGGTCCGTCCGGCGGCGGGAGCGCCCGCCGAGGTCGAGGCGGCCCCCCCGCACCCGGCCAGGACGGTGGCGAGCAGGCCCAGCGGGCCGAGGAAGCGGAGAAGCCGGGGCACCGGAGCTGAGCCTAACGAGCGAACGGCCCGGCGGGGCGTCCCGATCAGGCCGGGAGGAGCGTCACCTCGTCGCCCACGTGCACGGCGCCGGGAGCGGTCACCCGGGCGTACAGCCCGAGACAGGGATAGGTGCCGACCCCCGGCACCTCCACCCGGTTGAGGTCGGCGACGGCCCGCATCACGCCCCGGTCGGGCTCGAGGTCGCGCTGGCCGAGCGTCACCATGACGCAGCGCATGGTGAGCATCAGCCCTTCGACGGTCACCTCTTTCCCCACCCGGATGCTGCGCCCCACCCAGTCGTTCTCCGGAAAGGATTCCCCGCCGGCGCCGGTGTCGATCACCAGGTTGGGCCGGAACCGGCGGACGTCGGCCCCGTCCGGGAGCACGGCCCCCACCGCCGCCAGCGCCGAGGACGTGACGAGGTGCACCGCCGAGAAGTCGAACAGGGTCCCGGGCGGGGCGCCGAGGCCCGGGGCCACGTCGATGACCGGCTGGTCCCCCTCGCTCCCCACGACCGGCCCGTACAGCGACGGGCCCTTCTCCTCCATCCAGAGCTCATCGAGGGCGGTGCCCTGGGGCGCGGCCGACACGACCCGGACCGGGCGGCCGAGCGATCGCGACAGGGCCTCGGCGGCGTCGGGACCGGCGGGGATCGAGGTCCCGTCGGCAAGGGTGATCTGCGCGACCGGCGGGTCGGCCGCGTCATCGACGATCGATGCGGCGTGGTGCATCAGCGCGCCCCACGGTCGAGGGCGCTTGGCGCTGACCAGCCGGCCCGTCTC contains:
- a CDS encoding MOSC domain-containing protein; amino-acid sequence: ETGRLVSAKRPRPWGALMHHAASIVDDAADPPVAQITLADGTSIPAGPDAAEALSRSLGRPVRVVSAAPQGTALDELWMEEKGPSLYGPVVGSEGDQPVIDVAPGLGAPPGTLFDFSAVHLVTSSALAAVGAVLPDGADVRRFRPNLVIDTGAGGESFPENDWVGRSIRVGKEVTVEGLMLTMRCVMVTLGQRDLEPDRGVMRAVADLNRVEVPGVGTYPCLGLYARVTAPGAVHVGDEVTLLPA